The following are from one region of the Nymphaea colorata isolate Beijing-Zhang1983 chromosome 7, ASM883128v2, whole genome shotgun sequence genome:
- the LOC116257136 gene encoding L-type lectin-domain containing receptor kinase SIT2-like has product MSLLIFLVQILAHTCRSPATSLNNTFLFNGFRPSDLNLSDSATVTRTGALSLTNGHLATNPGIKGHAFYPAILQFKKPPGAKKTHSFSTRFVFEIVSHFPESGGHGFAFVLAPATNFSQATGGSYLGLFNRENNGNPSNHVFAVEFDTVQQEKMNDKDGNHVGIDVNGANSSFLKPATYYTEFGKKEKVVLDCQTTIQAWIEYDGQGKQLNVTIAPLSHPLKPNCSLISYSIDLSPVLLEHMYVGFSDGIQKLESKHYILAWSFAMDGKAPELDLSRLPSIPRDHTPLWKSFKLFLFVSAALVALLFLIIRVGISYLIKRKRKLTSEKIEGWEMDYPHRLPYKKIYRATKGFKEELGKGGFGSVYKGVLPRSGIEVAVKRVSHGSKQGMREFVAELSSLGRMRHRNLVRPTPGL; this is encoded by the coding sequence ATGTCCCTCCTCATCTTCCTTGTTCAAATTCTTGCTCATACCTGCAGATCACCTGCAACTTCACTCAACAACACCTTTCTCTTCAATGGCTTCCGCCCCTCAGACCTGAACCTATCCGACTCTGCAACTGTTACGAGAACGGGGGCTCTTTCCCTGACCAACGGTCACCTTGCCACGAATCCAGGCATCAAAGGCCACGCGTTCTACCCTGCCATTCTGCAGTTCAAAAAGCCTCCTGGTGCTAAGAAAACCCATTCGTTCAGTACCCGTTTCGTGTTCGAAATCGTATCCCATTTCCCGGAGTCAGGCGGCCATGGCTTCGCATTCGTCCTGGCGCCGGCCACCAACTTCTCGCAGGCCACCGGAGGCAGCTACCTTGGCCTTTTCAACCGGGAGAACAACGGAAACCCATCCAATCATGTATTTGCAGTTGAATTCGATAcggttcaacaagaaaaaatgaatgacaaagATGGAAACCATGTGGGCATCGACGTGAACGGTGCGAACTCCAGTTTCTTGAAGCCTGCCACTTACTATACAGAGTTtggcaagaaagaaaaagtggttCTTGACTGCCAGACCACCATTCAGGCATGGATAGAGTACGATGGGCAGGGAAAGCAGCTGAATGTCACCATAGCTCCATTGTCACACCCGCTCAAGCCTAACTGTTCCCTCATATCATATTCCATCGATCTATCCCCTGTTCTGCTTGAACACATGTATGTTGGATTCTCTGATGGCATTCAAAAGCTAGAAAGCAAGCACTATATCTTGGCATGGAGCTTCGCGATGGATGGAAAAGCACCAGAATTGGACCTCTCACGCCTTCCTTCTATTCCTCGGGATCATACTCCACTATGGAAGTCTTTTAAGCTGTTCCTTTTCGTTTCTGCAGCATTAGTGGCCCTGTTATTTCTCATCATCAGGGTTGGCATATCTTATTTGatcaagaggaagaggaagctcACGTCTGAGAAGATAGAAGGATGGGAGATGGACTACCCACATAGGCTCCCCTACAAGAAAATCTACAGGGCAACTAAAGGTTTCAAGGAAGAATTGGGGAAAGGAGGCTTTGGCAGTGTCTACAAAGGTGTGCTGCCCAGAAGCGGAATAGAGGTTGCAGTGAAGAGAGTCTCACATGGTTCAAAGCAGGGGATGAGGGAATTTGTGGCAGAACTGTCAAGCTTGGGGAGGATGAGGCACAGAAACCTGGTAAGACCTACTCCTGGTTTATGA